From Calothrix sp. PCC 6303, a single genomic window includes:
- the ppk1 gene encoding polyphosphate kinase 1, with protein sequence MAKSKKNGETIENVESINFQDPKYYLNRELSWLEFNNRVLHEALDPRTPLLERLKFMAIFSSNLDEFFMVRVSGLKQQVEAKVSKLAFNGRTPQEQLEDISKSLRPQVIKQHQQFEKVLLPQLISHGIHLLSYIDLDSEQRTYLDKYFKEQIFPVITPLAVDPSHPFPYISNLSLNLAVLVKNPETEEEFFARVKVPKVLPRFLPLPPELRVQDRGEPSAWTGIPLEQAIAHNLESLFPGMNIQEYHSFRITRDADLGLEEDEADDLLLAIEQELRKRRVGGNPVRLEIQSNTPPGVRSRLLQDLDLSENDVYEVDGLLGLRDMMYFMSLPLEQYKDRPWQSVVPPRLQRLREPNAVNPQTLEVEEGRDIFTVIREKDVLVHHPYQSFTASVVKFITYAAYDPDVLAIKVTLYRTSGDSPIVNALIAAAENGKQVSVLVELKARFDEENNIYWARRLESVGVHVVYGLVGLKTHSKLVMVVRREKEHIKRYVHIGTGNYNPKTARLYTDFGLFSCREELGADLTDIFNYLTGYSRQKEYRQLLVAPVNMRDRFLSLINREIENAKNGGSGRIVAKMNALVDLQIISTLYIASRAGVKIDLIIRGICCLRPGIKDISDNINVISIVGRFLEHSRIFYFHNNGKEEIFIGSADWMPRNLDRRVEAITPILDADIAKDLQEVLGIMLADNRHAWELQSDGSYIQRRPGENCPEASSQQMLMAMAAKL encoded by the coding sequence ATGGCAAAATCGAAAAAAAACGGCGAAACTATTGAAAATGTCGAAAGTATCAACTTTCAAGATCCAAAATACTATCTTAATCGTGAGTTAAGTTGGTTAGAATTCAATAACCGTGTTTTGCATGAAGCTTTAGATCCTCGAACACCACTTTTAGAAAGGCTGAAATTTATGGCAATTTTCAGTTCAAATCTAGATGAATTTTTTATGGTGCGGGTATCAGGATTAAAGCAGCAAGTTGAAGCAAAGGTCAGTAAACTAGCATTTAATGGTCGTACACCTCAAGAACAGCTAGAAGATATCAGTAAGTCTTTACGTCCCCAAGTTATTAAACAACATCAGCAGTTTGAAAAAGTCTTATTACCCCAATTAATTAGTCATGGGATTCATCTTCTCAGTTACATTGATTTAGACTCTGAGCAGCGTACATATTTAGATAAGTATTTTAAAGAACAAATATTTCCAGTAATTACACCATTGGCAGTAGATCCAAGCCACCCATTTCCCTATATTTCTAATTTGAGTTTAAATTTAGCGGTTTTGGTAAAAAATCCCGAAACCGAAGAAGAATTTTTTGCCAGAGTCAAGGTTCCCAAGGTTTTACCCAGATTTTTACCTTTACCTCCAGAATTACGAGTTCAAGATCGTGGTGAGCCTTCTGCTTGGACAGGCATACCATTAGAACAAGCGATCGCACACAACTTAGAATCCCTATTCCCAGGAATGAATATTCAGGAATATCATTCTTTCCGCATTACTCGTGATGCTGATTTAGGATTGGAAGAAGATGAAGCTGATGACTTATTATTGGCAATCGAACAGGAATTACGCAAACGTCGTGTTGGGGGAAATCCCGTCAGATTAGAGATTCAATCTAATACTCCCCCAGGAGTGCGATCGCGTCTACTGCAAGATTTAGATTTATCAGAAAACGATGTCTATGAAGTTGATGGTTTATTAGGTTTAAGGGACATGATGTATTTTATGTCACTACCTCTAGAACAGTACAAAGATCGACCTTGGCAATCTGTTGTGCCTCCCCGTCTCCAACGTCTGCGGGAACCTAACGCTGTCAATCCTCAAACACTAGAAGTGGAAGAGGGTAGAGATATTTTTACTGTAATTCGAGAAAAGGATGTCCTTGTTCATCATCCTTATCAATCCTTCACTGCATCTGTTGTCAAATTTATTACCTATGCTGCATACGACCCGGATGTTTTAGCAATCAAAGTAACCCTATACCGCACTTCTGGGGATTCCCCAATTGTCAACGCTTTAATTGCTGCTGCCGAAAATGGCAAACAAGTATCAGTATTAGTAGAATTAAAAGCCCGCTTTGATGAAGAGAATAACATCTATTGGGCGCGACGCTTAGAAAGTGTTGGTGTCCATGTCGTATATGGTTTGGTTGGTTTAAAAACCCACAGCAAACTGGTGATGGTGGTGCGTCGGGAAAAAGAACACATCAAACGTTATGTCCATATCGGCACAGGAAATTACAACCCGAAGACAGCCAGACTTTATACAGATTTCGGCTTATTTAGCTGTCGGGAAGAACTTGGTGCCGACCTCACTGATATCTTTAATTACCTAACTGGATATTCTCGGCAAAAAGAATACCGTCAGTTATTAGTAGCCCCCGTTAACATGCGCGATCGCTTCCTCAGTCTAATCAACCGTGAAATCGAAAACGCCAAGAATGGTGGTTCTGGACGCATTGTCGCCAAAATGAACGCCCTTGTTGATTTACAAATCATCTCAACTTTATACATAGCTTCCCGTGCTGGAGTCAAAATTGATTTAATTATTCGTGGTATCTGTTGCCTACGTCCCGGCATCAAAGATATTAGCGACAATATTAATGTTATTAGTATCGTTGGACGCTTTTTAGAACATTCCCGAATTTTCTACTTTCACAACAATGGCAAAGAAGAAATATTTATTGGTAGTGCCGATTGGATGCCACGTAATTTAGATCGTCGTGTCGAAGCAATTACCCCAATTCTTGATGCAGATATTGCTAAAGATTTGCAAGAAGTATTAGGAATTATGCTAGCCGATAACCGCCACGCTTGGGAATTACAGTCTGATGGTAGTTATATCCAACGCCGACCAGGCGAAAATTGTCCTGAAGCTAGTTCACAGCAAATGCTCATGGCAATGGCAGCCAAATTATAG
- a CDS encoding NUDIX domain-containing protein has protein sequence MYRNPAPTVDIIIELIDRPHRPIVLIERHFEPLGWAIPGGFVDYGESVEVAAKREALEETALEVELIEQFLVYSDPSRDARKHTISIVFIATATGEPQAGDDAKGLKIFEPWCVPNNLCFDHDRILRDYWQHRHYGIRPRLGY, from the coding sequence ATGTACCGAAATCCAGCACCAACGGTTGATATAATTATTGAATTAATCGATCGTCCCCATCGACCAATAGTATTAATTGAAAGGCATTTTGAGCCATTAGGTTGGGCAATTCCCGGTGGTTTTGTGGATTATGGGGAGTCTGTGGAAGTAGCCGCAAAACGGGAAGCGCTGGAAGAAACAGCTTTAGAAGTGGAATTAATCGAGCAATTTTTAGTTTATTCTGATCCTAGTCGGGATGCACGAAAACACACAATCAGTATAGTTTTTATTGCCACTGCTACAGGTGAACCTCAAGCAGGGGATGATGCCAAAGGTTTAAAAATATTTGAACCCTGGTGTGTTCCCAATAACTTATGTTTTGATCACGATCGCATTTTACGGGATTATTGGCAACATCGTCATTATGGAATCCGTCCCAGATTAGGATATTAG
- a CDS encoding RidA family protein, whose amino-acid sequence MNRQVICTNHAPAPVGPYNQAISASGQMIFVSGQIALDPNTSEIVGTGDVTIQTKQVMTNLEAVLEAANAKWENVVKVSIFLKDMNDFATVNGIYAQYFPADTAPARACVEVSRLPKDVLVEIECIAVI is encoded by the coding sequence ATGAATCGTCAAGTAATTTGTACCAATCACGCACCCGCACCCGTAGGACCATATAACCAAGCTATTTCAGCCTCTGGACAAATGATTTTTGTCTCTGGACAAATTGCTTTAGATCCTAACACTAGTGAGATAGTTGGTACTGGAGATGTCACAATTCAAACTAAGCAAGTAATGACAAATCTGGAAGCAGTTTTAGAAGCAGCTAATGCCAAGTGGGAAAATGTTGTCAAAGTCAGCATTTTTCTCAAAGATATGAACGACTTTGCAACTGTAAATGGAATTTATGCTCAGTATTTTCCAGCGGATACTGCACCAGCCCGTGCATGTGTCGAGGTGTCACGTTTACCGAAGGATGTATTAGTTGAAATTGAGTGTATTGCTGTGATTTAG
- the pyrF gene encoding orotidine-5'-phosphate decarboxylase, producing MNPKEKIIVPLDVPSFEDAIALLDKLPEVTFWKVGLELFTSSGSQILEVLKSREKRIFLDLKFHDIPNTVAGACRSAARYGVDLLTIHATNGRDGLKAAAEAVQQGANQTGVTPPKVIAITLLTSISSRQLAFDLRVPLELPEYTLEMALMAKSSGLDGAVCSPQEAKQLRESCGDDFLLVCPGVRPDWAEKGDQKRTFTPTEAVKSGANYLVIGRPITAAKEPQLAWEKICEELSNFG from the coding sequence ATGAACCCTAAAGAAAAGATAATTGTACCGCTAGATGTACCTTCCTTTGAAGATGCGATCGCGCTTTTGGACAAACTGCCAGAAGTTACCTTTTGGAAAGTTGGTTTGGAGTTATTCACCAGCAGCGGATCACAAATTTTAGAGGTACTCAAATCCCGCGAAAAACGCATTTTCCTGGATCTCAAATTCCACGATATCCCCAACACAGTTGCTGGGGCTTGTCGTAGTGCTGCCCGCTATGGTGTAGACTTACTGACAATTCACGCTACCAACGGACGAGATGGGCTAAAGGCAGCAGCCGAAGCGGTACAACAGGGTGCAAACCAAACAGGAGTTACACCACCTAAAGTTATTGCTATCACCTTATTAACTAGTATTTCTTCTCGTCAACTAGCTTTTGATTTGCGGGTACCTCTAGAATTGCCCGAATACACTTTAGAAATGGCGTTAATGGCAAAATCATCGGGTTTAGATGGGGCAGTATGTTCACCCCAAGAAGCAAAACAACTACGCGAAAGCTGTGGGGATGATTTTCTCTTGGTGTGTCCGGGAGTTCGTCCTGATTGGGCTGAAAAAGGTGATCAAAAACGAACATTTACCCCCACTGAAGCGGTGAAATCTGGTGCTAACTATTTAGTCATTGGCAGACCAATTACCGCAGCCAAAGAGCCACAATTAGCTTGGGAGAAAATATGTGAAGAATTATCCAATTTTGGTTGA
- the tyrS gene encoding tyrosine--tRNA ligase, with the protein MMTQNFSWLRRGTVEIFPQPTDFDSESESLEKLLTNSQRPLRVKLGIDPTGTDIHLGHSIPVRKLRAFQDAGHTAVLIIGDFTARIGDPTGKSDVRRQLTQADVMENAKTYLDQVRPILDFDTPGRLEIRYNSEWLSKLDLSKILDLLSTMTVGQMLEKEGFDLRYKQQSPIFLHEFLYPLMQGYDSVAIEADVELGGTDQKFNIAVGRDLQRHFGQKPQYGLLSPILIGTDGIQKMSKSLGNYIGLQDHPNLKYQKLQAIPDNLLGQYFELLTDLSLESLPEVARDKQKLLAGEIVTQYHGEAAAQEARKAAESGGQEGNIPEFSLSGVEFPARLATILNVSGLCKSGGEGRRKIQEGGVRLDSDRITDGEAVFAEAQQLHGKVLQLGKKNFVRLIP; encoded by the coding sequence ATGATGACGCAGAATTTCTCTTGGTTGCGTCGTGGTACTGTAGAAATTTTCCCACAACCCACCGATTTTGACAGTGAAAGCGAGAGTTTGGAAAAATTGTTGACAAATAGTCAACGCCCTTTAAGGGTGAAATTGGGGATTGATCCCACTGGCACAGATATTCATCTCGGTCATAGCATACCTGTGCGAAAATTACGAGCTTTTCAGGATGCGGGTCATACTGCTGTGTTGATTATCGGTGATTTTACTGCCCGAATTGGCGATCCTACGGGAAAATCGGATGTGCGTCGTCAGCTTACACAGGCTGATGTGATGGAAAATGCCAAAACATACTTAGACCAAGTACGACCAATTCTAGATTTTGATACACCGGGAAGATTAGAGATTCGGTATAACTCCGAGTGGTTATCAAAGCTGGATTTGAGCAAAATTTTGGATTTGCTGTCAACGATGACGGTGGGACAGATGTTGGAGAAAGAAGGCTTTGATTTGCGCTACAAGCAGCAAAGTCCGATTTTTTTGCATGAGTTTTTATATCCGTTGATGCAGGGTTATGATTCGGTGGCGATTGAAGCAGACGTGGAGTTGGGTGGTACTGACCAAAAATTTAACATCGCCGTAGGGCGGGATTTACAGAGACATTTTGGGCAGAAACCTCAATATGGACTACTTTCACCAATTTTGATTGGTACTGATGGTATACAAAAGATGTCAAAGTCATTGGGGAATTACATCGGATTACAGGATCATCCCAACTTAAAGTACCAGAAGTTACAAGCTATTCCTGATAATTTGTTGGGACAGTATTTTGAATTGTTGACGGATTTATCTTTAGAAAGTTTGCCAGAGGTGGCTAGAGATAAACAAAAATTATTAGCTGGGGAAATTGTGACTCAGTACCATGGGGAAGCTGCTGCACAGGAGGCAAGGAAAGCGGCTGAATCTGGAGGACAGGAAGGGAATATTCCCGAATTTTCCTTGTCTGGGGTGGAATTCCCGGCAAGGTTGGCAACAATTTTAAATGTCAGCGGGTTGTGTAAAAGCGGCGGTGAAGGGAGAAGAAAAATCCAAGAAGGTGGGGTACGCTTAGATAGCGATCGCATTACGGATGGAGAGGCGGTTTTTGCTGAGGCTCAACAGTTACATGGTAAAGTCCTCCAACTAGGGAAAAAGAATTTCGTTAGGTTAATTCCATAG
- a CDS encoding transglycosylase domain-containing protein: MSSRTFEDKQTPRQPTSGFEFIKGVGQVAGGTLLAITMLTSSVVAGGLVGLAISFRNLPDVRQLRNFFPSETTYVYDVKGKLLTSIHGEANREVVPLDRISPELKRAVLASEDSDFYFHHGINPKGVGRAVFSNLKGGGVREGGSTVTMQLVKNLFLSHRREFTRKIAEAVLAIRLEQILTKDQVLEMYLNQVYWGHNNYGVQTAARSYFNKSADNLTLAESAMMASLIQAPEEYSPFANMKKAKEQQKIVLDRMKGLGWITQSEYDVALNEKIKLGKIRSFQGSALPYVTNAVSAEIAKKFGRESLLKGGMRVQTTVDANFQRMAEETVAKWHERLLGQGLYKNQMALVAIDPRTHYIKALVGGVDAKTSEFNRATQALRQPGSAFKPFVYYAAFATGRYSPSSNVVDAPVGYRDGDGWYYPKNYDSSFGGSMSIRYALAQSRNIPVIKLGKAIGMNKVVETSRTLGIMSPMEPVTSLPLGAIGVTPLEMASAYATFANYGWQSPTTVIVRITDSSGNVLLDNTPKPQLVLDPWASASIIDSMRSVITEGTGKNASIGRPAAGKTGTTSSEKDIWFVGTVPQLATAVWVGRDDNKQLARGATGGVMVAPIWRDFMSRALKDVPSENFKSPSQFTRPKSGDN; the protein is encoded by the coding sequence GTGTCGTCTAGGACTTTTGAAGATAAACAAACCCCACGTCAGCCTACATCCGGCTTTGAATTCATCAAAGGAGTGGGTCAAGTTGCTGGCGGCACGCTGCTAGCCATCACCATGTTAACAAGCTCTGTAGTTGCCGGAGGCTTAGTTGGCTTGGCAATTAGCTTTCGCAATCTCCCAGATGTCAGGCAATTACGTAATTTTTTCCCCTCAGAAACCACTTACGTTTATGATGTCAAGGGAAAACTGCTCACCAGCATTCACGGGGAAGCGAATCGTGAGGTTGTACCCCTAGATCGAATTTCTCCAGAACTAAAAAGGGCTGTACTGGCTAGTGAAGATAGTGATTTTTACTTTCACCACGGCATTAACCCCAAAGGCGTAGGACGGGCTGTATTCTCCAACTTAAAAGGGGGTGGTGTCCGCGAAGGTGGTTCAACTGTCACCATGCAATTGGTAAAAAACCTCTTCCTATCCCATCGACGGGAATTTACTCGCAAAATTGCCGAAGCAGTATTGGCAATTAGACTAGAGCAAATTCTTACCAAAGATCAAGTCTTAGAAATGTACCTCAATCAGGTGTATTGGGGTCACAATAACTACGGTGTCCAAACTGCGGCACGTAGCTACTTTAACAAATCCGCTGACAACTTAACTTTGGCTGAGTCAGCAATGATGGCAAGCTTAATCCAAGCACCGGAAGAATACAGTCCCTTCGCCAACATGAAAAAAGCGAAGGAACAGCAGAAGATTGTTTTAGATCGGATGAAGGGATTAGGTTGGATTACTCAAAGTGAGTATGATGTTGCCCTGAATGAAAAAATTAAATTAGGTAAAATCCGCTCTTTCCAAGGTAGCGCTTTACCTTATGTCACTAACGCAGTATCAGCAGAAATCGCCAAAAAATTTGGACGGGAATCCCTCTTAAAAGGCGGTATGCGCGTGCAAACTACCGTTGATGCTAATTTTCAACGGATGGCAGAGGAAACCGTCGCCAAATGGCATGAACGGCTATTAGGTCAAGGTTTATATAAAAACCAAATGGCTTTGGTTGCCATCGATCCTCGCACCCACTATATTAAGGCACTGGTTGGTGGTGTAGATGCCAAAACTAGTGAGTTTAACCGGGCAACACAAGCTTTGCGTCAACCTGGTTCTGCCTTTAAACCTTTTGTATATTACGCTGCATTTGCCACAGGAAGGTATTCACCCAGTTCCAACGTTGTTGATGCACCTGTAGGTTATCGAGATGGTGATGGTTGGTATTATCCCAAAAACTACGACAGTAGCTTCGGTGGTTCGATGTCGATTCGCTACGCCTTAGCACAATCTCGAAATATTCCAGTAATTAAACTTGGTAAAGCTATCGGCATGAATAAGGTTGTGGAAACCTCTCGGACTTTAGGGATTATGAGTCCGATGGAACCAGTCACTTCCTTGCCTTTGGGTGCTATCGGTGTGACACCATTAGAAATGGCTAGTGCTTACGCCACCTTTGCTAACTACGGGTGGCAGTCTCCCACAACTGTGATTGTGAGAATTACCGATAGTAGCGGAAATGTGCTACTCGACAACACACCTAAACCCCAATTGGTACTTGATCCTTGGGCATCGGCTTCTATTATTGATAGTATGCGTTCAGTAATTACTGAAGGAACAGGTAAAAATGCCTCAATTGGTCGTCCAGCAGCCGGTAAAACTGGTACTACTTCCTCAGAAAAAGATATTTGGTTTGTGGGAACTGTACCGCAGTTGGCGACTGCTGTCTGGGTTGGTAGAGACGACAACAAACAATTAGCACGGGGTGCAACGGGTGGTGTGATGGTGGCACCAATTTGGCGAGACTTTATGTCACGCGCTCTCAAAGATGTCCCGTCAGAAAACTTTAAATCGCCTTCTCAGTTCACTCGTCCGAAGTCTGGGGATAATTAA
- a CDS encoding voltage-gated chloride channel family protein — protein MKRWCQLEQLVILPQLLKWLVISFAVGIFSGIGSAALLTSLEWSTNWRESHLWIIALLPVGGFFSGWIYHQFGRQVEAGNNLLLEEIHQPKKIIPLRMAPLVLLGTNLTHLFGGSAGREGTALQIAASLADQLTKIFRFEHADRRIVLMSGLSGGFASVFGTPLAGTVFGLEVLAIGTIQHDALFPCLVAAVVGDRVTLILGLHHTAYRHAPVVPTITVTGIISAIVAGIIFGIIAMIFAKLTHRINHIFKNKISYAPLRPAVGGVIVALAVGAIGTTKYIGLGIPTIVDAFNIQLPPWDFAAKIAFTALTLGSGFKGGEVTPLFYIGATLGNALSPILALPTPLLAGMGFVAVFGGAANTPIASTLMGIELFGVESGVFISIACVVSYLFSGDSGIYKAQRIGIGKSHFLPGKKAEAKGKKAEGD, from the coding sequence ATGAAAAGATGGTGTCAGTTAGAACAGTTAGTTATTTTACCTCAACTTCTTAAATGGTTAGTTATTTCCTTTGCTGTTGGTATTTTTTCTGGAATAGGTTCTGCTGCTCTTTTGACATCTTTAGAATGGTCAACTAATTGGCGAGAATCTCATCTGTGGATAATTGCCTTGTTACCAGTAGGTGGATTCTTCAGCGGTTGGATTTATCATCAGTTTGGTAGACAAGTAGAAGCAGGAAATAATCTTTTATTGGAAGAAATTCATCAACCCAAAAAAATTATCCCTTTACGAATGGCTCCTCTAGTATTATTAGGAACAAACCTCACACATTTATTTGGAGGTTCCGCAGGTCGTGAAGGTACAGCTTTACAAATTGCGGCTTCACTTGCAGATCAGTTGACTAAGATATTCCGCTTTGAACATGCAGATAGGCGAATTGTATTAATGTCTGGTTTAAGCGGGGGATTTGCTTCAGTTTTTGGAACTCCCCTAGCTGGAACTGTTTTTGGGTTGGAAGTTTTAGCAATTGGTACAATTCAGCATGATGCGCTGTTTCCCTGTTTAGTGGCGGCGGTGGTAGGCGATCGCGTAACTTTAATATTAGGGTTACACCATACTGCCTATCGTCATGCACCTGTTGTCCCCACAATCACGGTGACGGGAATAATTTCGGCAATTGTTGCAGGAATAATCTTTGGAATCATAGCAATGATTTTTGCCAAACTAACTCACCGCATCAACCATATTTTTAAAAATAAAATTTCCTACGCTCCCCTGCGTCCTGCTGTTGGTGGTGTAATTGTTGCATTAGCTGTTGGGGCAATTGGAACAACAAAATACATTGGGTTGGGTATCCCGACAATTGTTGATGCTTTTAATATTCAATTACCACCATGGGATTTTGCAGCAAAAATCGCTTTCACCGCTTTGACTTTAGGATCAGGCTTTAAAGGAGGGGAAGTAACCCCATTATTTTATATTGGTGCCACACTAGGTAATGCTTTGTCACCTATTTTGGCTTTACCCACACCATTACTTGCAGGAATGGGATTTGTAGCTGTCTTTGGTGGTGCTGCAAATACACCGATTGCCTCAACCTTGATGGGAATTGAGCTTTTTGGTGTGGAATCGGGCGTATTTATTAGTATCGCCTGTGTGGTGAGTTATCTTTTTTCAGGTGATAGTGGTATTTATAAAGCCCAGCGCATTGGTATAGGTAAATCTCATTTCCTGCCTGGGAAAAAGGCAGAAGCTAAAGGAAAGAAAGCGGAAGGTGATTAG
- a CDS encoding cation:proton antiporter has product MLESIIWILLAGFFIGQIAERLSAPPLIGMILGGILLGPEVANVIHSDVLTSADLFRTVAVMVILMKAGLGLDREKLLQQGTVALRLGFVPASLEVIAIALVAIPLFHFNFPTGLLLGCIIGAESPAVIVPAMLRLKSLGWGVTKGIPDAILTGSALSDVLLLLVFGLLVDFLAPGNTEKITQVGGLTLTPWQLLPFQVLRDIIFGLVIGYLASRLLVWLLGQKKWTQNTVQDILIVACTALFLVILPQYWAYYSGYLAVMAMGFFLIELDTPLARKLRVGFNTLWVIAEIFLFVLLGASIRLNVLGNILLPGILILAVGTLIGRMLGWYISTLGSNWNWRERLFLLPGNSAKATVQAAIGAIPLARGIEGGDTILAVAALSILVTAPLGAWAIPISAPKLLQRGEIDPTKVTVSTRVVLLAAVDTSDISTQVLTKTAALARRSDAEVIVLHVINVASPDTVQELQKKTERLLADIRYKFVTLTGSVPEQIVQTAIDYQVSEIVIGKRGHQSWEQMLIGSVSQAVIESSFVPVVVLEDSQIH; this is encoded by the coding sequence ATGTTAGAAAGTATAATTTGGATTTTGCTAGCAGGCTTTTTTATTGGTCAAATTGCGGAACGATTGAGCGCTCCACCTCTAATTGGAATGATATTAGGGGGCATTTTACTAGGTCCTGAAGTAGCAAATGTTATCCATTCAGATGTTCTCACTTCTGCTGATCTTTTCCGAACAGTAGCCGTGATGGTTATTTTGATGAAAGCTGGATTAGGATTAGATCGAGAAAAACTTCTCCAACAGGGTACAGTGGCACTGAGGTTAGGATTTGTGCCAGCTAGTTTGGAAGTAATAGCGATCGCGCTTGTGGCAATACCGCTATTTCACTTTAATTTTCCCACAGGTTTACTACTAGGCTGTATTATTGGGGCGGAATCACCAGCAGTGATTGTACCAGCAATGTTACGACTCAAAAGCCTGGGATGGGGAGTTACTAAAGGTATTCCCGATGCCATTTTAACTGGAAGCGCCCTTTCTGATGTACTACTACTTTTAGTCTTCGGTTTGTTAGTAGACTTTCTCGCACCAGGTAATACAGAGAAAATTACTCAAGTTGGAGGATTAACATTAACACCATGGCAACTGCTGCCATTCCAAGTTCTCCGAGATATTATTTTCGGGCTAGTAATTGGCTACTTGGCATCTCGTCTACTAGTGTGGTTACTTGGACAGAAAAAGTGGACGCAAAATACCGTCCAAGACATTCTGATTGTAGCCTGTACAGCTTTATTTTTGGTTATTTTACCTCAATATTGGGCTTACTATTCTGGATATTTAGCAGTCATGGCAATGGGGTTTTTTCTAATTGAATTAGATACCCCTTTAGCGCGAAAATTACGAGTTGGATTTAATACTTTATGGGTGATTGCGGAAATCTTTTTATTTGTCTTGTTAGGGGCAAGTATTCGATTAAATGTATTAGGTAATATTCTCTTGCCAGGAATTTTAATTTTGGCAGTAGGTACATTAATTGGTCGAATGTTGGGTTGGTATATTTCGACATTAGGAAGTAATTGGAATTGGCGGGAACGGTTGTTTTTGTTGCCGGGAAACTCAGCCAAAGCCACAGTCCAAGCTGCTATTGGTGCAATCCCTTTAGCTCGTGGTATTGAGGGAGGGGATACAATTTTAGCAGTAGCAGCCCTGTCAATTTTAGTTACTGCTCCTTTAGGGGCTTGGGCAATACCTATCTCTGCACCAAAGTTATTACAACGTGGTGAAATCGATCCCACCAAGGTGACAGTATCTACCCGTGTCGTATTATTAGCTGCGGTTGATACCTCTGATATATCTACCCAAGTGTTAACAAAAACCGCCGCCCTCGCTCGTCGTAGCGATGCTGAGGTAATTGTTTTACATGTGATTAATGTTGCTTCCCCTGACACTGTTCAAGAATTACAAAAGAAAACTGAGCGATTACTTGCAGATATTCGCTATAAATTTGTGACGCTCACTGGTTCTGTTCCCGAACAAATTGTGCAAACTGCTATTGATTATCAAGTATCAGAAATAGTCATCGGAAAACGGGGTCATCAGTCTTGGGAACAGATGCTGATTGGCTCGGTTTCTCAAGCGGTGATTGAATCTAGTTTCGTTCCTGTAGTTGTACTTGAAGATTCTCAAATTCATTAA
- a CDS encoding STAS domain-containing protein, which yields MPATLSYPKTTTIFPQGSLNAANAAEFQQDLTTALQDSHTQALIVNLGQIESLDSAGLMALVSSLKLAHKLGCVMSLCSVPPAIKIIFELTQLDQVFEILDSHVVKF from the coding sequence ATGCCTGCGACACTTAGCTACCCCAAGACCACTACAATTTTCCCCCAAGGGAGTTTAAATGCAGCTAATGCCGCCGAATTTCAACAGGATTTAACAACAGCGCTTCAAGATTCACACACTCAAGCTTTAATAGTTAACTTAGGACAAATAGAGTCATTGGATAGTGCTGGTTTGATGGCATTAGTATCATCACTGAAGCTGGCACACAAGTTAGGATGCGTTATGAGTCTTTGCTCAGTGCCTCCCGCAATCAAAATTATCTTTGAGTTGACACAACTGGATCAAGTATTTGAGATCTTAGATTCTCACGTAGTTAAATTTTAG